The proteins below come from a single Triticum aestivum cultivar Chinese Spring chromosome 5D, IWGSC CS RefSeq v2.1, whole genome shotgun sequence genomic window:
- the LOC123119956 gene encoding zinc finger CCCH domain-containing protein 65 isoform X2, which produces MADANEKAPPKSNLEADLIASISPSSTSSGARNAVAIESQFADLAISDELPKPSGWGDDAVLGIAGSDEITGEITGGKVQPVATADSRPRFPQRHAEPDCTYYLKFGTCRFGMKCKFNHPARKKKNRVKASGSSSSGSNDISNKAFPPDDDQTPKEEYEDLVPNISAEVDLLGRMEAMQFKIADETEKGFYLKKFKETEQKVAKEKRKETVSEGSAQEECKYYSTPGGCKFGESCRYLHYEGKERKTEVAKVELNFLGLPLRPGGKECPYYMRIGSCKFATNCRFHHPDPTNVVSRDPVLEHENGDIPQQNVQASSQLNVPVWSADQRALNEHCAPFLAPASSYSAGMIPPRGMYPSPEWSGYHQVPLGPYYPPGISFHHFPAPPVNHPMYRGADVPGHQELPSDEYPERPGQPECQHFVKSGFCKFKAKCKYHHPRSLVPPPTAGALSPLGLPLRSDQPVCTYYERYGVCKFGPACMYNHPFNFGHPVSAAGPPLSAQYLTSGNYTV; this is translated from the exons ATGGCTGACGCCAACGAGAAGGCCCCTCCAAAATCGAACCTCGAAGCAGACCTGATCGCTTCgatctccccctcctccacttccTCCGGTGCTCGGAATGCCGTGGCGATCGAGAGCCAGTTCGCAGACCTCGCAATCTCTGACGAGCTACCCAAGCCTTCGGGATGGGGCGATGATGCCGTCCTCGGTATCGCCGGAAGCGATGAGATAACCGGAGAGATCACTGGAGGAAAAGTGCAGCCGGTGGCGACAGCGGATTCGAGGCCTCGGTTTCCGCAGCGTCACGCGGAGCCGGATTGTACTTACTACTTGAAGTTCGGAACTTGCCGCTTCGGGATGAAGTGCAAGTTCAACCATCCGGCGCGAAAGAAGAAGAATAGG GTGAAAGCGAGTGGGAGTAGCAGCAGCGGGAGCAACGACATCAGTAATAAAGCTTTTCCGCCGGACGATGATCAG ACTCCTAAAGAAGAATATGAAGATCTTGTTCCAAATATTTCAGCTGAAGTCGATTTGTTG GGAAGAATGGAGGCAATGCAATTTAAG ATTGCTGATGAGACTGAAAAAGGATTCTATTTGAAGAAGTTTAAAGAGACAGAACAAAAG GTTGCTAAAGAGAAAAGAAAGGAAACTGTTTCAGAAGGTAGTGCTCAGGAGGAATGTAAG TATTACTCAACGCCTGGAGGATGCAAATTTGGGGAATCTTGCAGATACCTACATTacgaagggaaagaaaggaaaacaGAAGTTGCAAAGGTTGAGCTGAATTTTCTAGGTCTTCCACTTCGTCCA GGAGGAAAAGAGTGTCCGTACTATATGCGCATTGGGAGCTGCAAATTTGCCACCAACTGCAGATTTCACCATCCGGATCCTACTAATGTGGTTTCAAGAGATCCAGTGTTGGAGCATGAGAATGGCGATATTCCACAACAAAATGTTCAAGCATCTTCTCAGCTGAATGTTCCAGTATGGTCTGCTGACCAAAGGGCATTGAATGAGCACTGTGCTCCTTTTTTAGCTCCAGCATCCTCATACAGTGCGGGAATGATTCCACCTCGGGGAATGTATCCATCTCCAGAATGGAGTGGGTACCATCAG GTTCCATTAGGTCCATACTACCCTCCTGGAATCTCTTTTCATCATTTTCCAGCTCCTCCTGTGAATCATCCTATGTACAGAGGAGCAGATGTACCGGGACATCAAGAACTGCCCTCCGATGAATACCCAGAGAGACCTGGCCAACCTGAATGTCAACATTTTGTTAAAAGTGGGTTTTGTAAATTCAAGGCCAAGTGCAAGTATCACCATCCAAGGTCACTTGTGCCTCCACCAACAGCCGGAGCTCTTAGTCCTCTTGGCTTGCCACTCAGATCT GATCAGCCCGTGTGCACATACTATGAACGTTATGGagtctgcaagtttggaccagctTGCATGTACAATCACCCTTTTAATTTTGGTCATCCTGTATCCGCAGCAGGGCCACCTCTCTCTGCTCAATACCTCACTTCAGGAAACTACACGGTCTAG
- the LOC123119956 gene encoding zinc finger CCCH domain-containing protein 65 isoform X4, with protein sequence MADANEKAPPKSNLEADLIASISPSSTSSGARNAVAIESQFADLAISDELPKPSGWGDDAVLGIAGSDEITGEITGGKVQPVATADSRPRFPQRHAEPDCTYYLKFGTCRFGMKCKFNHPARKKKNRVKASGSSSSGSNDISNKAFPPDDDQGRMEAMQFKIADETEKGFYLKKFKETEQKVAKEKRKETVSEGSAQEECKYYSTPGGCKFGESCRYLHYEGKERKTEVAKVELNFLGLPLRPGGKECPYYMRIGSCKFATNCRFHHPDPTNVVSRDPVLEHENGDIPQQNVQASSQLNVPVWSADQRALNEHCAPFLAPASSYSAGMIPPRGMYPSPEWSGYHQVPLGPYYPPGISFHHFPAPPVNHPMYRGADVPGHQELPSDEYPERPGQPECQHFVKSGFCKFKAKCKYHHPRSLVPPPTAGALSPLGLPLRSDQPVCTYYERYGVCKFGPACMYNHPFNFGHPVSAAGPPLSAQYLTSGNYTV encoded by the exons ATGGCTGACGCCAACGAGAAGGCCCCTCCAAAATCGAACCTCGAAGCAGACCTGATCGCTTCgatctccccctcctccacttccTCCGGTGCTCGGAATGCCGTGGCGATCGAGAGCCAGTTCGCAGACCTCGCAATCTCTGACGAGCTACCCAAGCCTTCGGGATGGGGCGATGATGCCGTCCTCGGTATCGCCGGAAGCGATGAGATAACCGGAGAGATCACTGGAGGAAAAGTGCAGCCGGTGGCGACAGCGGATTCGAGGCCTCGGTTTCCGCAGCGTCACGCGGAGCCGGATTGTACTTACTACTTGAAGTTCGGAACTTGCCGCTTCGGGATGAAGTGCAAGTTCAACCATCCGGCGCGAAAGAAGAAGAATAGG GTGAAAGCGAGTGGGAGTAGCAGCAGCGGGAGCAACGACATCAGTAATAAAGCTTTTCCGCCGGACGATGATCAG GGAAGAATGGAGGCAATGCAATTTAAG ATTGCTGATGAGACTGAAAAAGGATTCTATTTGAAGAAGTTTAAAGAGACAGAACAAAAG GTTGCTAAAGAGAAAAGAAAGGAAACTGTTTCAGAAGGTAGTGCTCAGGAGGAATGTAAG TATTACTCAACGCCTGGAGGATGCAAATTTGGGGAATCTTGCAGATACCTACATTacgaagggaaagaaaggaaaacaGAAGTTGCAAAGGTTGAGCTGAATTTTCTAGGTCTTCCACTTCGTCCA GGAGGAAAAGAGTGTCCGTACTATATGCGCATTGGGAGCTGCAAATTTGCCACCAACTGCAGATTTCACCATCCGGATCCTACTAATGTGGTTTCAAGAGATCCAGTGTTGGAGCATGAGAATGGCGATATTCCACAACAAAATGTTCAAGCATCTTCTCAGCTGAATGTTCCAGTATGGTCTGCTGACCAAAGGGCATTGAATGAGCACTGTGCTCCTTTTTTAGCTCCAGCATCCTCATACAGTGCGGGAATGATTCCACCTCGGGGAATGTATCCATCTCCAGAATGGAGTGGGTACCATCAG GTTCCATTAGGTCCATACTACCCTCCTGGAATCTCTTTTCATCATTTTCCAGCTCCTCCTGTGAATCATCCTATGTACAGAGGAGCAGATGTACCGGGACATCAAGAACTGCCCTCCGATGAATACCCAGAGAGACCTGGCCAACCTGAATGTCAACATTTTGTTAAAAGTGGGTTTTGTAAATTCAAGGCCAAGTGCAAGTATCACCATCCAAGGTCACTTGTGCCTCCACCAACAGCCGGAGCTCTTAGTCCTCTTGGCTTGCCACTCAGATCT GATCAGCCCGTGTGCACATACTATGAACGTTATGGagtctgcaagtttggaccagctTGCATGTACAATCACCCTTTTAATTTTGGTCATCCTGTATCCGCAGCAGGGCCACCTCTCTCTGCTCAATACCTCACTTCAGGAAACTACACGGTCTAG
- the LOC123119956 gene encoding zinc finger CCCH domain-containing protein 65 isoform X3 gives MADANEKAPPKSNLEADLIASISPSSTSSGARNAVAIESQFADLAISDELPKPSGWGDDAVLGIAGSDEITGEITGGKVQPVATADSRPRFPQRHAEPDCTYYLKFGTCRFGMKCKFNHPARKKKNRVKASGSSSSGSNDISNKAFPPDDDQKGRMEAMQFKIADETEKGFYLKKFKETEQKVAKEKRKETVSEGSAQEECKYYSTPGGCKFGESCRYLHYEGKERKTEVAKVELNFLGLPLRPGGKECPYYMRIGSCKFATNCRFHHPDPTNVVSRDPVLEHENGDIPQQNVQASSQLNVPVWSADQRALNEHCAPFLAPASSYSAGMIPPRGMYPSPEWSGYHQVPLGPYYPPGISFHHFPAPPVNHPMYRGADVPGHQELPSDEYPERPGQPECQHFVKSGFCKFKAKCKYHHPRSLVPPPTAGALSPLGLPLRSDQPVCTYYERYGVCKFGPACMYNHPFNFGHPVSAAGPPLSAQYLTSGNYTV, from the exons ATGGCTGACGCCAACGAGAAGGCCCCTCCAAAATCGAACCTCGAAGCAGACCTGATCGCTTCgatctccccctcctccacttccTCCGGTGCTCGGAATGCCGTGGCGATCGAGAGCCAGTTCGCAGACCTCGCAATCTCTGACGAGCTACCCAAGCCTTCGGGATGGGGCGATGATGCCGTCCTCGGTATCGCCGGAAGCGATGAGATAACCGGAGAGATCACTGGAGGAAAAGTGCAGCCGGTGGCGACAGCGGATTCGAGGCCTCGGTTTCCGCAGCGTCACGCGGAGCCGGATTGTACTTACTACTTGAAGTTCGGAACTTGCCGCTTCGGGATGAAGTGCAAGTTCAACCATCCGGCGCGAAAGAAGAAGAATAGG GTGAAAGCGAGTGGGAGTAGCAGCAGCGGGAGCAACGACATCAGTAATAAAGCTTTTCCGCCGGACGATGATCAG AAGGGAAGAATGGAGGCAATGCAATTTAAG ATTGCTGATGAGACTGAAAAAGGATTCTATTTGAAGAAGTTTAAAGAGACAGAACAAAAG GTTGCTAAAGAGAAAAGAAAGGAAACTGTTTCAGAAGGTAGTGCTCAGGAGGAATGTAAG TATTACTCAACGCCTGGAGGATGCAAATTTGGGGAATCTTGCAGATACCTACATTacgaagggaaagaaaggaaaacaGAAGTTGCAAAGGTTGAGCTGAATTTTCTAGGTCTTCCACTTCGTCCA GGAGGAAAAGAGTGTCCGTACTATATGCGCATTGGGAGCTGCAAATTTGCCACCAACTGCAGATTTCACCATCCGGATCCTACTAATGTGGTTTCAAGAGATCCAGTGTTGGAGCATGAGAATGGCGATATTCCACAACAAAATGTTCAAGCATCTTCTCAGCTGAATGTTCCAGTATGGTCTGCTGACCAAAGGGCATTGAATGAGCACTGTGCTCCTTTTTTAGCTCCAGCATCCTCATACAGTGCGGGAATGATTCCACCTCGGGGAATGTATCCATCTCCAGAATGGAGTGGGTACCATCAG GTTCCATTAGGTCCATACTACCCTCCTGGAATCTCTTTTCATCATTTTCCAGCTCCTCCTGTGAATCATCCTATGTACAGAGGAGCAGATGTACCGGGACATCAAGAACTGCCCTCCGATGAATACCCAGAGAGACCTGGCCAACCTGAATGTCAACATTTTGTTAAAAGTGGGTTTTGTAAATTCAAGGCCAAGTGCAAGTATCACCATCCAAGGTCACTTGTGCCTCCACCAACAGCCGGAGCTCTTAGTCCTCTTGGCTTGCCACTCAGATCT GATCAGCCCGTGTGCACATACTATGAACGTTATGGagtctgcaagtttggaccagctTGCATGTACAATCACCCTTTTAATTTTGGTCATCCTGTATCCGCAGCAGGGCCACCTCTCTCTGCTCAATACCTCACTTCAGGAAACTACACGGTCTAG
- the LOC123119956 gene encoding zinc finger CCCH domain-containing protein 65 isoform X1, with product MADANEKAPPKSNLEADLIASISPSSTSSGARNAVAIESQFADLAISDELPKPSGWGDDAVLGIAGSDEITGEITGGKVQPVATADSRPRFPQRHAEPDCTYYLKFGTCRFGMKCKFNHPARKKKNRVKASGSSSSGSNDISNKAFPPDDDQTPKEEYEDLVPNISAEVDLLKGRMEAMQFKIADETEKGFYLKKFKETEQKVAKEKRKETVSEGSAQEECKYYSTPGGCKFGESCRYLHYEGKERKTEVAKVELNFLGLPLRPGGKECPYYMRIGSCKFATNCRFHHPDPTNVVSRDPVLEHENGDIPQQNVQASSQLNVPVWSADQRALNEHCAPFLAPASSYSAGMIPPRGMYPSPEWSGYHQVPLGPYYPPGISFHHFPAPPVNHPMYRGADVPGHQELPSDEYPERPGQPECQHFVKSGFCKFKAKCKYHHPRSLVPPPTAGALSPLGLPLRSDQPVCTYYERYGVCKFGPACMYNHPFNFGHPVSAAGPPLSAQYLTSGNYTV from the exons ATGGCTGACGCCAACGAGAAGGCCCCTCCAAAATCGAACCTCGAAGCAGACCTGATCGCTTCgatctccccctcctccacttccTCCGGTGCTCGGAATGCCGTGGCGATCGAGAGCCAGTTCGCAGACCTCGCAATCTCTGACGAGCTACCCAAGCCTTCGGGATGGGGCGATGATGCCGTCCTCGGTATCGCCGGAAGCGATGAGATAACCGGAGAGATCACTGGAGGAAAAGTGCAGCCGGTGGCGACAGCGGATTCGAGGCCTCGGTTTCCGCAGCGTCACGCGGAGCCGGATTGTACTTACTACTTGAAGTTCGGAACTTGCCGCTTCGGGATGAAGTGCAAGTTCAACCATCCGGCGCGAAAGAAGAAGAATAGG GTGAAAGCGAGTGGGAGTAGCAGCAGCGGGAGCAACGACATCAGTAATAAAGCTTTTCCGCCGGACGATGATCAG ACTCCTAAAGAAGAATATGAAGATCTTGTTCCAAATATTTCAGCTGAAGTCGATTTGTTG AAGGGAAGAATGGAGGCAATGCAATTTAAG ATTGCTGATGAGACTGAAAAAGGATTCTATTTGAAGAAGTTTAAAGAGACAGAACAAAAG GTTGCTAAAGAGAAAAGAAAGGAAACTGTTTCAGAAGGTAGTGCTCAGGAGGAATGTAAG TATTACTCAACGCCTGGAGGATGCAAATTTGGGGAATCTTGCAGATACCTACATTacgaagggaaagaaaggaaaacaGAAGTTGCAAAGGTTGAGCTGAATTTTCTAGGTCTTCCACTTCGTCCA GGAGGAAAAGAGTGTCCGTACTATATGCGCATTGGGAGCTGCAAATTTGCCACCAACTGCAGATTTCACCATCCGGATCCTACTAATGTGGTTTCAAGAGATCCAGTGTTGGAGCATGAGAATGGCGATATTCCACAACAAAATGTTCAAGCATCTTCTCAGCTGAATGTTCCAGTATGGTCTGCTGACCAAAGGGCATTGAATGAGCACTGTGCTCCTTTTTTAGCTCCAGCATCCTCATACAGTGCGGGAATGATTCCACCTCGGGGAATGTATCCATCTCCAGAATGGAGTGGGTACCATCAG GTTCCATTAGGTCCATACTACCCTCCTGGAATCTCTTTTCATCATTTTCCAGCTCCTCCTGTGAATCATCCTATGTACAGAGGAGCAGATGTACCGGGACATCAAGAACTGCCCTCCGATGAATACCCAGAGAGACCTGGCCAACCTGAATGTCAACATTTTGTTAAAAGTGGGTTTTGTAAATTCAAGGCCAAGTGCAAGTATCACCATCCAAGGTCACTTGTGCCTCCACCAACAGCCGGAGCTCTTAGTCCTCTTGGCTTGCCACTCAGATCT GATCAGCCCGTGTGCACATACTATGAACGTTATGGagtctgcaagtttggaccagctTGCATGTACAATCACCCTTTTAATTTTGGTCATCCTGTATCCGCAGCAGGGCCACCTCTCTCTGCTCAATACCTCACTTCAGGAAACTACACGGTCTAG